In Paludibacter propionicigenes WB4, the genomic window ATTTGAGACGGTTTATTGATATTGAGTATTCCATTCCTGAACCTGACAAAGAAAAATTTTGCAATTATCTGTATTCATACTATGAGTTCGAAGATTTAGTAGAATATAACCGTGGCCATAAGGAATTTCTAAATTTAGCTTATAGTCTATTTTCAGTTAATAGCACTACTTTGAGGCAACAAGAAAAAATCTTTGCTTATGCTAGGATAGTTTTCAATAGCTTTGGTAACTCTTTGTATCAATATTGTAATGAAGTTGGCTTTATTTTAGTTTATTCAAAATGTATTTTTCCAAGTTTCTATACAAAGCTTAAACAAAAACATTATTCTATTCAAGAATTATACGATGAACTACAAAAGATTCTACCATTACCGATGTCAAATCAACAAAGGATTATAAGTACCGAATCATTATTACTATTTCTATATAATGGATATTATTTTTATCCAAATGTTCCACCAAATTTACTTGGAGATGGAGAGACTGGACTTAGTATAAATATAGACACTAAGGATTTAAAGGAAAAATTCACTAACTCATTAACGTGGATTCATAGTGATCATAGTATCAACGACAGATATGATTTGCTTAAAGAGCTATTTAATTATATCGATTTGATCAATATTTCATAGTTCAAAATTTGAATTAATCTGGGTCTTGCGATTTAAAATCGCGAACTTTAAAAGGGAAAAACGCGAATTGAAAGTCGCGAGACCCGGACATAAAAAAAACTTCTGTCATCTTTCGATAACAGAAGTTTTAATGTGTGTGTTCCTGAAAAAATGAAATTATTTTTTTGGAAGAGCTTCTTTTACTACCATTGCACGGCCGTCAAATTCAGCTCCGTTTAGTTCAGCAATAACTTTCTTTGCAGCTTCTTCGTCTGACATTTCTACAAATGCAAAACCTTTTGATCTGCGTGTTTCGCGATCCATGATAAGTTTACATGAATCTACCTGACCGTATTCTGCAATTGCTTCCTGAAGGTCGTTTTCTCTAACATTGTAACTTAAGTTACCTACGTAAATGTTCATAAATATAATATAATTAATTGTGATAAAAAGAGAAGTAGAATAACGAAGCTATCACAATTTCGAATCGGGTAGATAAGAGTTGGAAATAAACAAACGAGAAATACATTTCTTTTATGCGGACAAAGGTAGTCATTTAAAATGAATCTGACAATTTTTACCTATTATTCGATATTTTATATGGAATGTCCCCTTTTTAAAGGGGACGAGCGTAGCGGAGGGGTTTGTCTTTAAACCCTTCGCCCGTTCGACTGAGCTCACGCCGAAGTCTTCGGGCACTTCCCTTAAAAAGGGAAGATCATCGAAGTTCTGTGATTTGCTCACTTGGCTGTTACTCTATACATAAAAAAACGCCCTAAAACTCATTTTCGAGTTTCGGGGCGATTTCTATTTAAGATAATACTCATACGATGACTTCAAGTCATCGTATGAGTAAAGAGAATTTTATTTCTTTTTCCAAAGTTCTTCGATAGACTCCAGTGTACGACCTTTAGTTTCGGGAACAAATTTCCACATAAAGATAGCCGACAGGATACTCATGATACCGTAAATCCAGTAAGAGAATCCGTGGTTGAAAGTGTTAGTCAACCATACGTTATCGTTCAACATTGGGAATGTAAGCGATACAATCCAGTTGGCAATCCATTGTGCTGCAACGGCTATTGACAATGCTCCACGAATAGAGTTCGGGAAGATTTCGGCCAATAACACCCAGCATACAGGACCCCAGCTCATAGCAAATGCAGCAGTGTAAGTCAACATGAAAATCAATGCCAAAATACCTACGTGACCTGAGTAGAATGTGAATCCAAGTCCGATCATACTTACTGCCATACCGATAGAACCGATAATCATAAGCGGTTTACGACCGAATTTATCTACAGTCATAATGGCCACTACAGTAAATGCTAAGTTTACCACACCAACGATAATGGTTTGAAGTAACGAAGAATCGGTAGAGGCACCCATGTTACGGAAAATGTTTCCGGCATAGTAAAGCACTACGTTGATACCTACTGCCTGTTGGAATACAGAAAGTAATACACCCACAATGATTACACCTGCACCGTACGAAAGCCATGGAGCATTCAGTTCGTGCAATGTACCTTTGATATCGGTAAGGATACTTTCGGCATTGTCTTTACCTGCAATTTTCTGAAGCACCGACAACGCTTTATCGTTTTTACCCTTCATGGCAAGGTAACGGGGAGTTTCAGGTACAAAGAACAGCAACAACACGAAGATACCTGCAGGAATTGCTCCCGAAAGGAACATATAACGCCAACCTTCAGTGATTAACCATTGTTCGTCGCCCTGACGAGCAATTACCAGGTTTACAAAATAAATAACCAACATACCGAAGATAATAGCAAACTGGTTGAACGAAACCAATTTACCGCGTACGTTAGCCGGAGCAATTTCGGCAATATACATAGGCGAAATCATAGAAGCTAACCCTACACCTATACCACCGATAATACGATAAACTACGAATGAATATACATCGAGTGTACCGAATATATTAAATGCTTCGGGTTTCCATGCACCGATTGCAGAGATAAAGAATGCAACGGCAGCAATGAAAAGTCCGTTTTTACGACCTAAAGATTTAGAAACAAATCCTGCAGCTGCACCACCAATGATACACCCGATAAGTGCACTGGCAATAACAAAGCCTTTTACAGCATCAGCCATATTTTTCATGGCTTCAGTGTCAGCAGAATTTGGTAATGCGTTAGATAGGAAACTTACAGCCCAAATGGTAAGTCCACCAATTAAAACAGCAGTAATAATACCACCATTCTTTTTTCCAAGCAAACGAATAAATTGTCCGCTAAGGATAATAAATACGAAAAACAGTACAATCACCATCATGATACGGTATTGGCTGAACAGCTGAGTTACCGTGTTGAGATCAAAGATATAGTTTGTGCCGTTGGTTTTATAGATATAAAATTCGACCAGTGATTTTTCGGCTCCATTCACCACAGCGGTGTCATAACCAAAAAGCAAACCACCTAAAGTAGCCACCAGCGTAAGCAAGAAAATGTATAGCTTGCTACCCTGCTGAAATGAATTGGAATTGCTTCCTCCAGTATCAATAAATGCCATGAGTATTATTATTTAATGGGTTATATAAACAATAAGCGGCAAGCAGTAAGCAGCAAACACTTGCTACTTACCCCTTACCGCTTACTTCTTTTTATTAGATATACATGTTTACAATTGCTTCGTAAAGCTCTTGTTTACCGCTAATTTGTTTTGGTTCGCCATTAGCTTTTGCATAAGCATATACATCTTCGAAAGTAAGTTTACCTTCTTCGAATTCTTTACCTTTACCTGCATCGTAAGAAGCATAACGGTCAGAAACCATTTTCTTGTATGGAGATTCTTCTAAGATTGCAGCTGCAGCTTCCAAAGCACGAGCCATAACATCCATAGCCGAAACGTGAGCAATGAACAAGTCATTGTTATCGGTAGAGTTACGACGGATTTTAGCGTCGAAGTTAGTACCACCACCTTGCATTCCACCACCTTGAAGAACAACCAACATAGCTTGAGTCAATTCAAAGATATCAATTGGGAATTGGTCAGTATCCCAACCGTTTTGAACATCACCGCGGTTAGCGTCGATAGCTCCCAACATACCTGCATCAACTGCACATTGCAATTCGTGTTCGAAAGTGTGACCTGCCAATGTAGCGTGGTTAACTTCGATATTCAATTTGAAATCATTTTCCAAACCGAATTGTTTCAAGAAACCGATTACAGTTTCGCTATCAACATCGTATTGGTGTTTCATTGGTTCCATTGGCTTAGGTTCGATAAGGAATACTCCTTTGAAACCTTTAGCGCGAGCATAGTCACGAGCCATTTTCAACATAGTTCCCATGTGTTGTTTTTCACGTTTCATGTTGGTGTTCAACAATGACATGTAACCTTCACGACCTCCCCAGAATACATAAGCTTTACCGCCTAATTCGATAGTAGCGTCGATAGAGTTTTTGATTTGCAACATTGCACGAGCAGCTGCGTTGAAATCAGGGTTGGTGCTGGCACCGTTCATATAACGAGCTGGAGAGAATACATTAGCAGTACCCCACATCAATTTGATACCGGTAGCAGCTTGTTTTTCTTTTGCATAAGCAACGATAGCTTTCAGGTTAGCTTCGTATTCTTCGATAGAAGAACCTTCGCTTACTAAATCGATATCGTGGAAACAGTAGTATTCGATACCCATTTTTTGCATGAACTCAAAACCAGCATCCATTTTATCTTTAGCAGCTTGTAATGCGTCAGCAGCACCTACCCATGGGTGAACTTGTGTTCCACCACCAAATGGATCGCCACCTTCTGCACACAATGTATGCCACCAAGCCATTGAGAATTTGAACCATTCTTTCATGGTTTTACCATAAACCACTTTTTCAGCATCGTAGTAACGGAATGCTAAAG contains:
- the xylA gene encoding xylose isomerase, translating into MSTKVYFPSVEKIKFEGKESKNPLAFRYYDAEKVVYGKTMKEWFKFSMAWWHTLCAEGGDPFGGGTQVHPWVGAADALQAAKDKMDAGFEFMQKMGIEYYCFHDIDLVSEGSSIEEYEANLKAIVAYAKEKQAATGIKLMWGTANVFSPARYMNGASTNPDFNAAARAMLQIKNSIDATIELGGKAYVFWGGREGYMSLLNTNMKREKQHMGTMLKMARDYARAKGFKGVFLIEPKPMEPMKHQYDVDSETVIGFLKQFGLENDFKLNIEVNHATLAGHTFEHELQCAVDAGMLGAIDANRGDVQNGWDTDQFPIDIFELTQAMLVVLQGGGMQGGGTNFDAKIRRNSTDNNDLFIAHVSAMDVMARALEAAAAILEESPYKKMVSDRYASYDAGKGKEFEEGKLTFEDVYAYAKANGEPKQISGKQELYEAIVNMYI
- the xylE gene encoding D-xylose transporter XylE, which produces MAFIDTGGSNSNSFQQGSKLYIFLLTLVATLGGLLFGYDTAVVNGAEKSLVEFYIYKTNGTNYIFDLNTVTQLFSQYRIMMVIVLFFVFIILSGQFIRLLGKKNGGIITAVLIGGLTIWAVSFLSNALPNSADTEAMKNMADAVKGFVIASALIGCIIGGAAAGFVSKSLGRKNGLFIAAVAFFISAIGAWKPEAFNIFGTLDVYSFVVYRIIGGIGVGLASMISPMYIAEIAPANVRGKLVSFNQFAIIFGMLVIYFVNLVIARQGDEQWLITEGWRYMFLSGAIPAGIFVLLLFFVPETPRYLAMKGKNDKALSVLQKIAGKDNAESILTDIKGTLHELNAPWLSYGAGVIIVGVLLSVFQQAVGINVVLYYAGNIFRNMGASTDSSLLQTIIVGVVNLAFTVVAIMTVDKFGRKPLMIIGSIGMAVSMIGLGFTFYSGHVGILALIFMLTYTAAFAMSWGPVCWVLLAEIFPNSIRGALSIAVAAQWIANWIVSLTFPMLNDNVWLTNTFNHGFSYWIYGIMSILSAIFMWKFVPETKGRTLESIEELWKKK
- a CDS encoding RNA recognition motif domain-containing protein, whose amino-acid sequence is MNIYVGNLSYNVRENDLQEAIAEYGQVDSCKLIMDRETRRSKGFAFVEMSDEEAAKKVIAELNGAEFDGRAMVVKEALPKK